One Cystobacter fuscus DSM 2262 genomic window carries:
- the dut gene encoding dUTP diphosphatase — protein MTSPIVVRVRRVRTHPEPLPLPRYETALAAGMDLRADIEGELTLGPLERAAIPTGLALALPPGFEAQLRPRSGLALRHGLTLLNSPGTVDADYRGEVQVVLVNLSSHPFTVKRGERIAQLVVAPVSRVSLVEWEVLDSTERGAGGFGSTGR, from the coding sequence ATGACCTCGCCGATCGTCGTGCGGGTTCGCCGGGTGCGGACCCATCCGGAGCCCCTGCCCCTGCCTCGCTACGAGACGGCGCTCGCCGCCGGGATGGACCTGCGTGCGGACATCGAGGGCGAGTTGACGCTCGGGCCGCTCGAGCGGGCGGCCATTCCCACCGGCCTGGCCCTGGCGCTGCCTCCGGGGTTCGAGGCGCAGCTGCGGCCCCGCTCGGGACTCGCGCTGCGCCATGGCCTCACCCTGTTGAACTCGCCCGGCACGGTGGACGCGGACTACCGGGGGGAGGTGCAGGTGGTGCTGGTGAACCTCTCCTCGCACCCCTTCACCGTGAAGCGAGGCGAGCGCATCGCGCAGCTCGTGGTGGCGCCCGTGTCTCGCGTTTCTCTCGTGGAATGGGAAGTCTTGGACTCCACCGAGCGCGGTGCGGGCGGCTTCGGCTCCACGGGCCGCTGA
- a CDS encoding M23 family metallopeptidase — MFSRPTRGLLDFSLAVLCLWTAWHHTPAGALVRRGTAWALGRSSTARPLLSYYEGTGGAVVPRFPPGSPASPLPPLVGAAPVLVSGAPPLAQGTFLALKGLAAEARAPVHALAGELGLAPGALLDEAKGPEAARRLLEALAPEFPEEEVRLAALFAGPIPTRYALARVTAEGGTPSLEHLARHWPSGLEAATGAAAQALALATAFGLAWPVPEHTPVSSPFGYRLHPVLGTRKLHTGVDLVVREGSEVLAVAEGRVRRASEDAVNGRVLIIDHGRGVTTAYCHNSELLVRPGERVARGALVARSGNTGRSTGPHLHYQLALSSQPVDPLRFRTRSRPPPLAGTAGEP; from the coding sequence ATGTTCTCGCGCCCCACCCGCGGCCTGCTCGACTTCTCCCTGGCCGTCCTCTGTCTATGGACCGCCTGGCACCACACGCCCGCGGGTGCCCTCGTCCGGCGTGGCACGGCCTGGGCGCTCGGCCGCTCGAGCACCGCCCGGCCCCTGCTCTCCTACTACGAGGGCACGGGAGGCGCCGTGGTGCCCCGGTTTCCTCCCGGCTCCCCGGCCAGTCCCCTGCCGCCCCTCGTGGGCGCTGCTCCCGTGCTCGTCTCCGGGGCTCCTCCGCTCGCCCAGGGCACCTTCCTCGCGCTCAAGGGCCTTGCCGCCGAGGCCCGCGCGCCCGTCCATGCGCTCGCGGGTGAGCTGGGGCTCGCTCCCGGCGCGCTGCTGGATGAGGCCAAGGGTCCCGAGGCCGCCCGGCGGTTGCTCGAGGCCCTGGCCCCGGAGTTCCCCGAGGAGGAGGTTCGTCTCGCCGCCCTCTTCGCGGGCCCCATCCCCACCCGCTACGCGCTGGCGCGGGTGACGGCCGAGGGCGGCACGCCGAGCCTGGAACACCTCGCCCGGCACTGGCCCTCGGGGCTCGAGGCGGCCACGGGGGCCGCGGCCCAGGCGCTCGCGCTCGCCACGGCGTTCGGGCTCGCCTGGCCCGTGCCCGAGCACACTCCCGTCTCCAGTCCCTTCGGCTATCGCCTCCACCCCGTGCTGGGCACGCGCAAGCTGCACACGGGGGTGGACCTCGTCGTGCGCGAGGGCTCCGAGGTGCTCGCGGTGGCCGAGGGCAGGGTGCGCCGCGCGAGCGAGGACGCCGTGAATGGCCGCGTGCTCATCATCGACCATGGGCGCGGGGTGACGACGGCCTACTGCCACAACTCGGAGCTGCTGGTGCGTCCGGGGGAGCGGGTGGCGCGTGGCGCGCTCGTCGCCCGCTCGGGCAACACCGGACGCTCCACCGGGCCGCACCTGCACTATCAACTCGCCCTGTCCTCCCAGCCGGTGGATCCCCTGCGCTTTCGCACCCGCTCCCGACCGCCACCGCTCGCGGGGACGGCGGGCGAGCCCTGA